In Cotesia glomerata isolate CgM1 linkage group LG1, MPM_Cglom_v2.3, whole genome shotgun sequence, one genomic interval encodes:
- the LOC123264051 gene encoding uncharacterized protein LOC123264051: protein MVKNCAVVNCKNSKNNKKCKKDLQQDKNSLFKLPKDPDIVRQWSHILGQDLVSDSKVEIFICDLHFEEEYVRRKDIIIIPNQEPFVSERKKIILKPGAIPTLHKNISSTTPVTNISVNANTNENDILHSSQILHDYECIEVNEVFDDNSVEPNNIEQTSHNDPELTAINSEFSIQELIKNLEIRI, encoded by the exons atggtTAAAAATTGTGCTGTGGTGAATTGTAAAAacagcaaaaataataaaaaatgtaaaaaagatTTACAACAGGATAAAAACTCCTTATTTAAGCTGCCAAAA GACCCTGATATTGTTAGACAATGGAGTCATATTTTGGGACAAGATTTAGTGTCAGATTCGAAAGTTGAGATTTTTATTTGTGATTTGCATTTTGAAGAAGAATATGTTCGTCGgaaagatattattattattcctaATCAAGAACCGTTTGTGTCtgaacgaaagaaaataatactcaaacCTGGTGCCATCCCAacattacataaaaatattagctCAACAACACCTGTTACAAATATTTCTGTAAATGCCAATACAAAC GAAAATGATATATTACATTCAAGTCAAATATTGCATGATTATGAATGCATAGAAGTCAACGAGGTTTTTGATGACAATTCAGTTGAacctaataatattgaacaA ACTAGCCACAATGATCCCGAGTTAACTGCAATCAATTcagaattttcaattcaagAATTGATAAAGAATTTAGA aataagaatttaa